The genomic interval ACTGGGAGCTCGGCGCCGAGGACGACCTGGCCGGCTACCAGCTCCAGTGGGGTGCCGACCCGGCCACCCCGACCGGCGGCGTGTTCGTCCCGTTGGCCGGCACCGCCTGGACGGTGACCGACCTCGCCAACGGCGTCAAGGTCTACTACCGGTTGCAGGCCCTCGACACGAGCGGCAACCTGTCCGAGGCGTACGCGGGCGACGTCACCCCGATGGACATGGCGCCGCCGACGCTCGCCTCGAGCACCCCGGCCGACGGCGCCACCGACCTCGGCGCGGTCTCGTTCGTGCGCCTCGTGTTCTCCGAGCCGATGGACGCCCCCACCCTGACGGCCTCTTACTGCGAGGTGGAGAGCGCCGCGTTCGCGGGCGCTTGCCAGGGGCCCGTCACGCCGCTCGCCGGGGCGCCGACGACGAGCGACGCCGGCGCGGCCGTCCGGTGGGAGACGCCCGGCGCCTTCCAGCAGGGGCATGCCTACCGGGTGACGGTCGGCGGCGCCGACCTCGCCGGGAACCCGGTGGCCGCAGGCACGCGCGTCCAGTTCCAGCTCGCTTCGGAGCCGGACTTCGAGGCGCCGACGTTCGTGCGGGCCGCGTACGACCTTGACGCGGTCGCCAACAGGCTCACGCTCACGATCGAGTTCAGCGAAGCCATGGACCAGGAGGCGACCCGGAACGCCTTCGGCAGTTCGCCCGGCCTCGCCTGCGCCTGGACCTGGCTCACACCGACCACTATGGAGTGCAGGGTCGGGACCGGGCTCCAGCAGTACACGACCTACCAGCTCGCCGTGGCCACGTCGGCGGCCGATCTCGCGGGCAACGCCCTGGCGACGCCGTGGACCTCCGAGTACGTCATCACCAACCTCCACCCGAGGCTGGTGAGCGTGACGCCGCGCTCGGGCGCCATCAACGTGGGTTACACGACGCCGATCGTCTTCACGTTCAGCGAGCCGATGGACCCCGCGACACTGGCCTACGCGGTCGTGCGTCAGACGGCCGGCGGCGACGTCGCGGTGCCGACTACGGCCGCGTTCGAGGACGACCAGCGCGTACTCAGGCTGACCCCCACCTCGGCCTACCCCGGCAGCGCCACCATCCGCTGGACCGTCACGGCGCTGGCCGAGGCGGGAGGCCAGTTCGCGCTGGCGGCTCCCGCGACGGGCGCCTTCACGACGCGGCTCGTCGTCGGGCCGTGAGGCGCGCCCGGCCGGCGGCATCGGTGCGTCCGGCATAAGGAGGCCTCAGCTAGCAAGACCTCATGCCGTGCCGAGTTCGGGCGCCACAGGGTCGTCGGGGCCGTCGGCTGCGTCGTCGGCCCGCGGCTCCTCGCCCCCGACCGTGAGGACGGTCGCGTTGCCGCTCGTGTAGATGTCGATCTCGGCCGCGATCAGCAGGGCCGTCCTCGCGATCTCGGCGGCGCTCATGTCGCTGTGGCGGAGGAGGGCGGTCGCCGCCGCCTGGGCGTACGGACCACCCGAGCCGACGGCCGCCACGGGCTCGTCGGGTGCGATCACGTCGCCGACGCCGGAGAGCGTCAGGATCTGCTCCGAGTCGGCCACGATGAGGAGCGCCTCGAGGTTGCGCAGGGCGCGGTCCGTGCGCCACTCCTTCACGGTCTCTACGGCCGCCCTGACGAGGTTCCCCTTGACGGTCTCCAGGTAGCCCTCGAACTTCTCCAACAGGGTGAAGGCGTCGCTCACCGTCCCGGCGAAGCCGGCCAACACGGCCCCGTCCGCCAGCGGTCTGACCTTGACGGCGCCTCGCTTGACGATGGTCTCGCCCATGGTCACCTGGCCGTCGCCGGCTATCGCGGTCACGCCGTCCTTGTGGACGGCGACGATGGTAGTGCCGTGCATGCGGTTCACCAGCCGAGCCTAGCACCGGCGCCGGCCGCGCCCGCTACCAGGGCGATACTTCGCGACTCGAGCCGTGGCGCAGCCTACGCAACGGGCAGCGGCGTTGCCACGGCGACCCGACACGGGCCGCCTGCCCGCCGGCCGTGGCGATACCATGGCGCCATGCAGTTGGGACACGCCTTCTCGAGCGGCTGGGTGGAAGTGATCGCCGGCCCCATGTTCTCAGGCAAGAGCGAAGAGCTCATCCGCCGTGTCACGCGCGCCGTCATCGCCAGACAGCGCGTCCAGGTCTTCAAGCACGCCATCGACGACCGGTACGCCAAGCTGGCCGTCGCCTCCCACGCGGGTCGCACGCTGGAGGCCGAACTAGTCGCCGGCTCCGCGGAGCTGCTCGCCCGCCTCGAGCCCGACACGCAGGTGGTCGCGATCGACGAGGCGCAGTTCCTCGACACCGGCGTGGTGAACGCCGTCCAGCGCCTGGCGGACGGCGGCACGCGCGTCATCGTGGCTGGGCTGGACCTCGACTTCCGCGGCGAGCCGTTCGGTCCCATGCCGGAGCTCATCGCGCGCGCCGAGGTCGTCGAGAAGCTCACGGCCATCTGCCGGTGCGGCCTTGCCGCCACCAGGACGCAACGTCTCATCCGTGGCAAGCCGGCCCACTACGACGACCCGACCGTGCTCGTCGGCGCGGCCGAGAGCTACGAGCCCCGCTGCCGCGCCTGCCACGTCATCCTCAGGGGCGTGCGGGAGGCGCCGCTCTTCGAGCTCGCCGCCGACGAGGTCGCCGCCGACGAGGTCGTCGGTTGACCGACGGCGTATTCCCGCAGGGTGCCCGCCCATTGGAGGCGCGGCTGTGGGGACCCGCGGGTTTTCATCACGCTGGCGTAGAGGTCGTGCCTACCTCGCGCAAGGCTGTGGCCCTGCTCGCTTACCTGGCCGTCACGGGGACGCCCGCCGGGCGCGAGGAACTGGCCACGCTCCTGTGGGGTCCCGGGAGGCTGGCCAACGTGAGGCAGGCCCTCTATACGTTGCGTAAGCTGCCTCGTTCTCGCGAATGGCTCTCGGATGGCGTGGAGGCAGTTAGTCTCAACGCCGTGACGGACCTCGGCGCCCTGGCCCGGGACGTGGCCGCCGTAGAGGGTCTAGTCGGGCAGCAGCTGTTGGCCGGCTTGGACGACCGATTCCCCACCCCGTTCGAGGAATGGCTGGCTGGCGAGCGGGTCAGGGCTGCTGTGACTGTGGGGCTGGCCCTCGTGGTGAGGGCAGAGCAGCTCGAGGCGAGCGGTTCGCCGGCCGCCGCGCTCGGTCTCGCCAAGCGCGCCCTCGCTCTCGATCCTTACAGTGGCGAGCGCCAGCGCCTGGCCATGCGTGTCGCCTACCTGGCCGGCGCAAGGGAGGAGGCGCTGGCCGGCTACGAAGTCTTCGCCGCACGCCTGAGGCGCGAGTTCGGGACCGATCCGGATGCGGCGACCGCCGACTTGGCTGCGCGTATCGAACGCGGCGAGACGGTGGCACCGCGCGTGACCGTCTCCACGCTAGCCGAGAGCGACCGGCGCACGCTCCAGGCGTTGGCCGTGGCGCGCGGCGGCCTCCGCCTCGACGGGCTCGCGCGCGTCTTGGGCCGCTCGGCGTTCGAGCTGACCGAAGACCTGGCTCGCATGCAGGCCAGGGGCCTGTTGAGCGAGCATCAGGCGCTCGGGGACGAGCTACGGCGCTCCCTGCTCGATGCGGTCTCCGCGCCGCTGCGCCGTCTCCTCCACGAGCGCATCGCGGGTGTCATGCGCAACGACCCGAGTACCGATCAGGGGGTGCTGGCGCAACACCTCCTGGCTGCCGGAGAGACCAGGGAGGCCGCGTTGCGCGCGTTGGCGGCCGCGGATGCGGCGCTCGGGCGCGGGCAGAACGAGGCGGCCGAGCGGCTCCTGTACCTCACGATGTGGGCCGCGCAGGACGAGTCGCGCACGCGTCTCCAGGCCTGCCTGGCACTCGAGAACTTGGCGGCCAAGCGTGCCGACATTGCTGCGCAGGAGGTTTACCTGGCCGAGGCCCGTCGACTTGCGTGGGAGCTTCAGGACGATCTGGCGCTGGCGGAAGGTGAAGTGCGCCTGGCTCGCTTGGAGCTCTCCAAGGGACGGGTGGGGGAGGCCCTCGAGGCCGCCCTCGAGGCTTTGCAGATCGCGCTGCGCCTCGGCGACGCCAGCCTGAGCGCCAGGGCGCGCAACGCGGTCGGGGCGGCGCACTTCTATGCCGGCGACATCGCGGGCGCCGAGGCGGCCTTCGCAGACAACTTGGATGGTTCCGACGAGGTCGAGAGTTTCAGGGCACATAACAACCTAGGCAGCATCAGCGCGATGCTCGGACGCCTCGAGGACTCGTATCGCCACTTCGACGCGGCCCTTACGATCGGGCGGCGGCAGGGTAGTCTCCAGGACATCGCCGCCACCCTCAACAACCTGGGCGCCACGGCGGAGCGGCTCGGCGACTACCAGCGCGCCGAGCGCCATTTCCGTGAGGGTAGTAGCCTCGCCCGCAAGGACGAGAACCCGCAGCGCGAGGCGGAAGTGCTCCTGAACCTGGCTGTTGTGTACCTGCGCCAGGGGCAGCTCGGGCCTGCGTGGAACACCGTCGACGAGGTCGAACTGCTGATTGGTGAATTGTCCGATCGTCGCCTGATGTTGCGCGTCTCCGAGGTTCGCGGCGAGGTCCTGCGCGTATGCGGTCTACTCGAGGACGCGCTCGCGAAGATGATTGCCGCTCAGGAGATAGCGAAACGCATCGGTGACGAGAGGAAGCAGCGCTCGTTGTGGGCCCAGCGCCTGGCTGTCGAGGCGCGCAGTTCGGCCGCTGCGACGGCGGCGGCTACCGCAGCCGTCGCGAGCCTGGAGGCGAGTGGCCTCAAGGATGTCGCGCCGTGGCTGCGCCTGGAGCTTGCCGCCTGGGCCACAGACGTTGCCGCGGCGCGTGTGCAGCTTGGGGCGTTGTCTCCCGAAGAACTGAAGAGTGCGCACCAGCGGCACCTGCGCGACCTGGTCATCATGCGCATGAGCTTCTTGGCGGGCGCCGACGATGCCGCGATGTCCGAGGCGGCGGAGGCCATGAAACGCTTGAGGGTCGCTGGAGTCTTGGATGAGGCGGGGGCTACGGCGGGCCGTGGTACATCCACCACCGTCGGTGGCCGTGTGGTAGAGCGCCCGAAGGCGCTCTACCTGGCGCGTCTCATTGCCGCCGTGGACGACCGGGCAGGCGCCCGGGCCGTGGCCGAGGGCGAACTGGTCGAGCAGGCAGCAGGGCTGCCCGTCCACCTTCGGGCAGCCCTGCTGCTGACCCCGGCCACGTGGCTGCCTGACCTGTAGCCTTCCGGGCCGCGGGGCTCACCTGGCTCTTCCGCACCGCGTCTGCTGCCGAGGCCGCGCGTGGTGCTGACGCGCGTCTTTGACGCCCCGTTGACACCTCATACCCTAAGCTCCCCCAAGTACCGACGGGCTGCCGCGGCTCGCCGGCTCCGGTTTGCGGGGCCGCTCGGCTGCCAAGTTTGGAGAGCACATGAACGTGTGGCAATCATCGGTGACAAGGGCCCGGCGCGGCCGTAGAGCGATCATCACGGCGTTCTTGACGTTCGGCCTGGCCTTCCCGGCCTCGCCGGTCGTGTTCGCCCAAGAGGCAGACCTGGCCCTCGCCAAGCTTGGCCGTCAGCGTCGCATGCTGGAAGCCGCTCTCGCGCACTCCCCGGGACACCAACCCGACCTGGCTGGGCTCCGACTGGACGCCTCGTTCATGGAGCCGGAGGAACTG from Trueperaceae bacterium carries:
- a CDS encoding thymidine kinase — its product is MQLGHAFSSGWVEVIAGPMFSGKSEELIRRVTRAVIARQRVQVFKHAIDDRYAKLAVASHAGRTLEAELVAGSAELLARLEPDTQVVAIDEAQFLDTGVVNAVQRLADGGTRVIVAGLDLDFRGEPFGPMPELIARAEVVEKLTAICRCGLAATRTQRLIRGKPAHYDDPTVLVGAAESYEPRCRACHVILRGVREAPLFELAADEVAADEVVG
- a CDS encoding tetratricopeptide repeat protein codes for the protein MPTSRKAVALLAYLAVTGTPAGREELATLLWGPGRLANVRQALYTLRKLPRSREWLSDGVEAVSLNAVTDLGALARDVAAVEGLVGQQLLAGLDDRFPTPFEEWLAGERVRAAVTVGLALVVRAEQLEASGSPAAALGLAKRALALDPYSGERQRLAMRVAYLAGAREEALAGYEVFAARLRREFGTDPDAATADLAARIERGETVAPRVTVSTLAESDRRTLQALAVARGGLRLDGLARVLGRSAFELTEDLARMQARGLLSEHQALGDELRRSLLDAVSAPLRRLLHERIAGVMRNDPSTDQGVLAQHLLAAGETREAALRALAAADAALGRGQNEAAERLLYLTMWAAQDESRTRLQACLALENLAAKRADIAAQEVYLAEARRLAWELQDDLALAEGEVRLARLELSKGRVGEALEAALEALQIALRLGDASLSARARNAVGAAHFYAGDIAGAEAAFADNLDGSDEVESFRAHNNLGSISAMLGRLEDSYRHFDAALTIGRRQGSLQDIAATLNNLGATAERLGDYQRAERHFREGSSLARKDENPQREAEVLLNLAVVYLRQGQLGPAWNTVDEVELLIGELSDRRLMLRVSEVRGEVLRVCGLLEDALAKMIAAQEIAKRIGDERKQRSLWAQRLAVEARSSAAATAAATAAVASLEASGLKDVAPWLRLELAAWATDVAAARVQLGALSPEELKSAHQRHLRDLVIMRMSFLAGADDAAMSEAAEAMKRLRVAGVLDEAGATAGRGTSTTVGGRVVERPKALYLARLIAAVDDRAGARAVAEGELVEQAAGLPVHLRAALLLTPATWLPDL
- a CDS encoding Ig-like domain-containing protein, which encodes MPIPALVRRPRPVGIATVLATLLAAVLAACGEAPAMVTPPKLVSTSPAAGASGVSLDAQLALTFSKPMDPTSLAVVSEPPVDLGEASWSGPTVAVFTPPSGWPGGVTVTLTIAATDTDGEALAEGTSLTFSTALVVTDDVPPAKPTGVVATALDGGFRLDWELGAEDDLAGYQLQWGADPATPTGGVFVPLAGTAWTVTDLANGVKVYYRLQALDTSGNLSEAYAGDVTPMDMAPPTLASSTPADGATDLGAVSFVRLVFSEPMDAPTLTASYCEVESAAFAGACQGPVTPLAGAPTTSDAGAAVRWETPGAFQQGHAYRVTVGGADLAGNPVAAGTRVQFQLASEPDFEAPTFVRAAYDLDAVANRLTLTIEFSEAMDQEATRNAFGSSPGLACAWTWLTPTTMECRVGTGLQQYTTYQLAVATSAADLAGNALATPWTSEYVITNLHPRLVSVTPRSGAINVGYTTPIVFTFSEPMDPATLAYAVVRQTAGGDVAVPTTAAFEDDQRVLRLTPTSAYPGSATIRWTVTALAEAGGQFALAAPATGAFTTRLVVGP
- the hslV gene encoding ATP-dependent protease subunit HslV; this encodes MHGTTIVAVHKDGVTAIAGDGQVTMGETIVKRGAVKVRPLADGAVLAGFAGTVSDAFTLLEKFEGYLETVKGNLVRAAVETVKEWRTDRALRNLEALLIVADSEQILTLSGVGDVIAPDEPVAAVGSGGPYAQAAATALLRHSDMSAAEIARTALLIAAEIDIYTSGNATVLTVGGEEPRADDAADGPDDPVAPELGTA